In a genomic window of Dyadobacter fermentans DSM 18053:
- a CDS encoding Gfo/Idh/MocA family protein, whose product MQIERREFLSTLSMAGAATLFSGNPLLAATAPKKDKLGIALVGLGYYSTDLLAPALQQTEKCYLAGIVTGTPAKAEAWKTKYNIPEKNIYNYQNFDQIAKNPDIDIVYVVLPPSMHREFVVRAAKAGKHVFCEKPMAPSVADCEAMISACKSNKVKLAIGYRCQHDPNIQAYMKVAKDQKFGKVKMINSAAGYFDARTDHWKQKKSLGGGVMGDMGVYALQGARLATGEEPVSVIAQASTTRPDIYKEVEETMMFMLEFPSGARAACQTSFGINMNYLQVNYEKGWLKMEPQSAYNGNKGSMSDGTIINFPIKSQQAKQMDEDCLAIMNNTDLIAPGEEGLRDIRVVEAIYKSVASGKAVKI is encoded by the coding sequence ATGCAAATAGAAAGACGTGAGTTTTTATCGACATTATCAATGGCCGGAGCGGCCACATTGTTTTCGGGCAACCCGCTGCTGGCCGCAACCGCACCTAAAAAAGACAAGCTGGGCATCGCCCTGGTAGGGCTGGGGTATTACAGCACCGACCTCCTGGCGCCGGCGCTCCAGCAAACCGAGAAATGTTACCTGGCCGGCATCGTCACCGGAACGCCCGCGAAGGCAGAGGCCTGGAAAACCAAATACAACATCCCCGAAAAGAACATTTACAACTACCAGAATTTCGACCAGATCGCGAAAAACCCGGATATCGACATCGTGTACGTGGTGCTGCCGCCATCCATGCACCGCGAGTTTGTGGTGCGCGCGGCGAAAGCGGGCAAGCATGTGTTTTGTGAAAAGCCTATGGCACCGTCCGTGGCCGACTGCGAGGCGATGATCAGCGCGTGCAAGAGCAATAAAGTGAAGCTGGCGATAGGCTACCGGTGCCAGCACGACCCGAATATCCAGGCCTATATGAAAGTCGCCAAAGACCAGAAGTTTGGCAAAGTAAAAATGATCAACAGCGCCGCGGGGTATTTCGACGCCCGCACCGACCACTGGAAGCAGAAAAAATCGCTCGGCGGCGGCGTGATGGGCGATATGGGCGTATATGCATTGCAGGGCGCGCGACTGGCCACAGGCGAGGAGCCGGTGAGCGTGATCGCGCAGGCTTCCACCACCCGTCCCGACATTTACAAGGAAGTGGAAGAAACCATGATGTTCATGCTCGAATTCCCGAGCGGCGCCCGCGCCGCCTGCCAGACGAGCTTCGGGATCAATATGAACTACCTGCAGGTGAATTACGAAAAAGGCTGGTTGAAAATGGAACCGCAGTCGGCTTACAATGGCAACAAAGGCAGCATGTCGGACGGGACGATCATTAATTTCCCCATAAAAAGCCAACAGGCCAAGCAAATGGACGAGGATTGCCTGGCTATTATGAACAACACCGATCTCATCGCTCCCGGGGAGGAAGGCCTGCGCGACATCCGGGTCGTGGAGGCGATTTACAAGTCGGTGGCTTCCGGCAAAGCGGTTAAAATCTAA
- a CDS encoding DUF1501 domain-containing protein, with product MEKPILDYGMNTTRRHFLSKLSLGLGSAALGSLLIPDLFKGGGGEADMEGLMAGLPHFAPKAKRVIYLFQNGAPSQLDLFDYKPMLNKMHGEDLPESIRGTQRLTGMTANQAKFPLAGSIFNFKQYGKSGAWMSELLPHTAGIVDDLCIIKTLNTEAINHDPALTFFQTGAQVGNRPSFGAWLSYGLGSENQNLPGFCVLLSRGKGNGQGVYSKLWTNGFLDSVHQGVQFSSGENPVLYLNDPDGMDRAQRRKMLDKLSELNQGTYNEFGDPEITAKVQQYEMAFRMQTAVPEITDMSKEPESIVKMYGPECLVPGTYAANCLLARKLSEQGVRFVQLYHQGWDSHGGLPSEIRGQCMDVDQASAALVTDLKQRGLLDETLVIWGGEFGRTNYCQGTLTKDNYGRDHHPRAFTVWMAGGGVKPGIVYGETDEFGYNVVKDPVHVHDFHATILNQLGLDHEKLVFKHQGRRYRLTDVAGKLVKGIIA from the coding sequence ATGGAAAAGCCAATATTGGATTACGGGATGAACACCACCCGCAGGCATTTTTTATCGAAACTAAGTTTGGGCCTCGGCAGCGCCGCACTGGGTTCGCTGCTCATTCCCGACCTGTTCAAAGGAGGTGGCGGAGAAGCTGACATGGAAGGGCTCATGGCCGGTCTGCCGCATTTTGCCCCCAAGGCTAAGCGGGTGATCTATCTTTTTCAAAATGGCGCACCATCGCAGCTCGACTTGTTTGACTACAAGCCTATGCTGAACAAAATGCACGGCGAAGACCTTCCGGAATCCATTCGGGGAACACAGCGGCTCACCGGCATGACGGCCAACCAGGCGAAATTCCCGCTGGCCGGTTCGATATTCAATTTCAAACAATACGGCAAAAGCGGCGCGTGGATGAGCGAGCTGCTCCCGCACACAGCCGGCATTGTGGATGATCTTTGCATTATCAAAACACTCAACACGGAGGCGATCAACCACGACCCGGCCCTGACTTTCTTCCAAACCGGCGCCCAGGTAGGCAACCGCCCGAGTTTCGGCGCATGGCTCAGCTACGGCCTGGGAAGCGAAAACCAGAACCTGCCCGGCTTTTGCGTGCTGCTCTCGCGCGGGAAAGGCAACGGGCAAGGGGTGTATTCCAAATTATGGACCAACGGCTTTCTGGACTCCGTGCACCAGGGCGTGCAGTTCAGCAGCGGCGAAAACCCGGTTTTGTACCTCAACGATCCCGACGGTATGGACCGCGCCCAGCGCCGCAAAATGCTTGATAAACTTTCGGAACTCAACCAGGGCACCTATAATGAGTTCGGCGACCCGGAAATAACGGCCAAAGTGCAGCAATATGAAATGGCTTTCCGTATGCAGACCGCCGTTCCGGAAATCACCGATATGAGCAAGGAGCCGGAATCAATCGTGAAAATGTATGGCCCCGAATGCCTCGTGCCGGGCACCTACGCGGCCAACTGTCTGCTGGCGCGGAAGCTCTCCGAGCAGGGCGTGCGTTTTGTGCAGTTGTACCACCAGGGATGGGATAGCCACGGCGGCCTGCCGAGCGAGATCCGGGGACAATGCATGGACGTCGACCAGGCGTCGGCGGCATTGGTAACCGACCTCAAACAGCGCGGCCTGCTTGACGAAACGCTCGTGATCTGGGGAGGAGAATTCGGGCGCACCAACTACTGCCAGGGCACCCTCACCAAGGATAATTACGGCCGCGACCACCATCCGAGGGCATTTACCGTGTGGATGGCCGGCGGCGGCGTGAAACCCGGCATTGTGTACGGCGAAACCGATGAATTTGGCTATAACGTTGTCAAAGATCCTGTGCACGTGCATGATTTCCATGCGACAATACTCAACCAGCTCGGGCTGGACCATGAAAAACTCGTTTTCAAGCACCAGGGACGCCGCTACCGTCTCACCGACGTGGCCGGTAAGCTGGTAAAAGGGATTATTGCTTAA
- a CDS encoding SemiSWEET family sugar transporter — translation MDFIEIIGLVAGICTSSAVIPQLVTTIKKKKASQVSTAMFIVLLTGNALWVYYGFEKEDVPIVATNLFTIGLNIAMLVLKYKYKKRQTE, via the coding sequence GTGGATTTTATTGAAATTATCGGATTGGTCGCTGGGATTTGCACATCGTCGGCCGTGATACCCCAGTTGGTAACAACCATTAAGAAAAAGAAGGCCAGTCAGGTTTCGACGGCCATGTTCATCGTGCTGCTCACCGGTAATGCCTTGTGGGTGTACTATGGTTTCGAGAAAGAGGACGTCCCGATCGTGGCTACCAACCTTTTCACCATTGGCCTGAACATCGCCATGCTTGTGCTGAAATACAAATACAAAAAACGGCAGACCGAATAG
- a CDS encoding chitobiase/beta-hexosaminidase C-terminal domain-containing protein: protein MRRFLSDWKGLIYNLAFFLNGLLVFLLLFEGRFVVPVWMQAIGRMHPLVLHFPLVVLMLYSLWVLVVDKKESPRWNGELADSLLIIGTLTAAVAAFSGFVLSKEEGYESDTLLWHKWLGVAISVASIAWYGFRNALTPWQWHSKLVAGSFLVLLFVGGHLGGNLTHGEDFLISPLGPSADEPPQVDLEEAMVYEHLVKPVLDQKCLSCHNAEKSKGDLQMQTQALLTKGGKSGVLWDTTKADLGLLISRLHLPLEDKKHMPPRGKVPLTDEEMVLLAAWVKSGSRFGQLVSSLPPQSPVYAYAQNVLGGGRTEAAYDFAAADPDEVLKLNTSYRLVKPLSAESPALFANFYNRANFKIAEVEGLSPLKGQIVAMDLSKMPVRDEDLKVLATFPELRKLILNFTDITGATLGELKKLGKLKELSLSGTAVKMEQVKALKGIPSLKRVYLWSTGLTKAELAQLKKESGIALETGFSGDSVVLALNPPIIVTENQLVAADGAVSLKHQISGTIIRYTVDGTEPDSTTSPVYQKPIPITKNTVLKARAFRTGWYGSTQVGKTFYKAGYRVDSARLGLPSDQGYKAKGALSLFDGKVGDTERVSGTWLGYNQNDFQGFLYFKKPVMASNITVNTLRSLGSYIFPPVRIEVWGGVDEKSLKLLKVITTEIPAKDIPGAENLVYEAAFDPRPLGCIKVEAKPVAKLPAWHAGKGGKGWLFVDEIIVN, encoded by the coding sequence GTGCGCAGATTTTTGTCGGATTGGAAAGGGCTGATTTATAATCTGGCCTTCTTCCTAAATGGTTTACTCGTATTCCTGTTGCTTTTTGAGGGCCGGTTTGTGGTGCCGGTGTGGATGCAGGCTATCGGAAGAATGCACCCGCTGGTGCTGCACTTTCCGCTGGTAGTGCTAATGTTATACAGCCTGTGGGTGCTGGTGGTCGACAAAAAGGAATCGCCGCGGTGGAACGGCGAACTGGCCGACAGCCTGCTGATCATCGGCACGCTGACGGCGGCAGTGGCCGCGTTTTCGGGTTTTGTATTATCGAAGGAAGAAGGCTACGAATCGGATACGCTGCTTTGGCATAAATGGCTGGGCGTCGCGATTTCAGTGGCGAGCATTGCCTGGTACGGGTTCCGCAATGCACTAACCCCGTGGCAATGGCATTCCAAACTCGTGGCAGGTTCTTTCCTCGTGCTGCTTTTTGTCGGCGGGCACCTCGGCGGCAATCTTACCCACGGCGAGGACTTCCTTATTTCGCCCCTCGGGCCGTCGGCCGACGAACCGCCGCAGGTCGATTTGGAAGAGGCGATGGTGTACGAACACCTGGTGAAGCCGGTACTCGACCAGAAATGCCTGTCGTGCCACAATGCCGAGAAATCCAAGGGCGATTTGCAGATGCAAACCCAGGCATTGCTCACTAAAGGCGGCAAAAGCGGTGTTTTGTGGGACACTACCAAAGCCGACCTCGGCCTGCTGATCAGCCGGCTGCATTTGCCGCTCGAAGACAAGAAACATATGCCGCCGCGCGGCAAGGTGCCGCTCACCGACGAAGAAATGGTGCTGCTCGCCGCCTGGGTAAAGAGCGGCTCGCGGTTTGGCCAGCTGGTGAGTTCGCTGCCGCCGCAAAGTCCCGTGTACGCCTATGCGCAGAATGTGCTCGGCGGCGGGCGCACGGAAGCGGCGTACGATTTTGCCGCCGCGGACCCTGACGAAGTATTGAAGCTCAACACAAGCTACCGGCTCGTTAAGCCGCTGTCGGCCGAGTCGCCGGCATTGTTTGCCAATTTTTACAACCGGGCCAACTTTAAAATAGCGGAAGTGGAAGGGCTAAGCCCTTTGAAAGGACAAATCGTCGCGATGGACCTGAGTAAAATGCCCGTCCGGGACGAGGACCTTAAAGTGCTGGCAACCTTCCCCGAGCTCCGCAAACTGATACTCAATTTTACCGACATTACCGGCGCTACATTGGGGGAATTGAAAAAGCTGGGCAAGCTCAAAGAACTGTCGCTGAGCGGCACCGCTGTGAAAATGGAGCAGGTGAAAGCCTTGAAAGGCATTCCATCGCTCAAACGGGTGTATTTGTGGAGCACCGGCCTGACAAAAGCGGAGCTAGCCCAACTCAAAAAAGAGTCCGGCATCGCGCTGGAAACCGGTTTTAGCGGCGATTCCGTGGTACTGGCCCTCAATCCGCCGATCATTGTCACCGAAAACCAGCTCGTAGCAGCCGACGGGGCCGTTTCACTCAAACATCAGATATCCGGCACCATCATCCGTTACACCGTGGACGGCACCGAGCCCGACAGCACCACCTCACCCGTATACCAAAAGCCCATTCCGATTACCAAAAACACCGTATTGAAAGCCCGCGCGTTCAGGACCGGCTGGTATGGCAGCACGCAGGTAGGGAAGACATTCTACAAAGCCGGCTACCGCGTCGATAGCGCACGCCTTGGCCTGCCGTCGGATCAGGGATATAAGGCCAAAGGGGCATTGTCGCTCTTCGATGGCAAGGTTGGGGACACCGAGCGGGTGAGCGGGACATGGCTCGGCTATAACCAAAACGATTTCCAGGGATTTTTGTATTTCAAAAAACCGGTGATGGCTTCGAACATTACTGTAAATACGCTGCGGAGCCTGGGAAGCTACATTTTCCCGCCTGTGCGCATCGAGGTGTGGGGCGGTGTGGATGAAAAGTCCCTGAAACTGCTGAAAGTGATTACCACGGAAATTCCGGCCAAAGACATCCCGGGTGCGGAAAACCTGGTTTACGAGGCAGCATTCGACCCGAGGCCGCTCGGCTGCATTAAAGTGGAAGCGAAGCCGGTAGCCAAGTTGCCGGCCTGGCACGCAGGCAAAGGCGGCAAAGGTTGGCTGTTTGTGGATGAGATTATTGTGAATTGA
- a CDS encoding PSD1 and planctomycete cytochrome C domain-containing protein produces MAFASAVALLVVSCFQKNGTLQQKSGSGSVSYNFDIRPILSDKCFACHGPDANKREAGLRLDVAESAYAKLKDGNGFAILPGKPEESEVYKRITSVDPSYQMPTPESHLGLLNESEIGLVRQWIEQGAKYEKHWAFTAPVLPALPEVSDEAWPKNEIDRFVLQKMEGAGLAPNEEATQSHLLKRVALDLTGLPPTLAMQEKFAGDQSDKSYEKVVDELLSQKTFGEKMAVYWLDVARYADSYGYQDDEYRTQWPWRDWVINAFNKNMPYDRFLSWQIAGDMLPNANKEQILATAFFRNHKYTEEGGVIPEEYRIEYNIDKTKTFSTGVLGLTVECAQCHDHKYDPISQEDYYRLFAFFNNSKEAGYEGDVSQSKPAKNPIMTISDEEARTLLPFINRPDTSRLSVSVLGDLDTLRPTHILNRGVYDAPGRVVTAAALPAVMKFDTTKIAQNRLGLAQWTTSKSNPLTARVFVNQIWQEFFGRGIVKSTGDFGMQGDLPTNPALLDWLAVDFMNHGWNVKRLVRQIVTSATYRQSARVTEEKLKADPENIYMSRGPRYRLPAELVRDMVLSTSGLLNPKIGGPSVKPYQPKGLWEAATSGRGTLRTYQQDKEDALYRRGMYTFIKLTVPPPSMIIFDASNRDHCEVKRSRTNTPLQALVMLNDPTVLEASRVMAERLVTKSADPKAGIRESFQRILCRQPTDKEMKLLADYYNDEISAFTKDKKTAAKVLNVGEYPHEPKANQAQAAALMRVINALYNMEETITKS; encoded by the coding sequence ATGGCGTTTGCCAGTGCTGTTGCGCTGCTCGTGGTTTCCTGCTTTCAGAAGAATGGCACTTTGCAGCAGAAATCGGGCAGCGGGTCGGTCAGTTATAATTTTGATATCCGGCCTATTCTTTCCGATAAATGCTTTGCATGCCACGGGCCGGATGCCAACAAGCGGGAGGCGGGCCTCCGGCTCGATGTCGCCGAAAGCGCGTATGCCAAGCTCAAAGACGGCAACGGGTTCGCAATCCTGCCGGGCAAGCCGGAAGAGTCGGAGGTATATAAACGGATCACCTCGGTGGACCCGTCCTACCAAATGCCTACGCCCGAGTCGCACCTGGGCCTGCTGAATGAATCCGAAATCGGGCTGGTACGCCAATGGATCGAGCAGGGTGCCAAATATGAGAAGCATTGGGCATTCACCGCGCCGGTGCTGCCTGCTTTGCCGGAGGTGTCGGACGAAGCCTGGCCGAAAAACGAAATCGACCGTTTTGTGCTGCAAAAGATGGAAGGGGCCGGACTGGCGCCTAACGAGGAAGCTACGCAAAGTCATTTGCTCAAACGGGTTGCCCTGGATCTCACCGGGTTGCCGCCTACGCTGGCCATGCAGGAGAAATTCGCGGGCGATCAGAGCGATAAATCCTATGAAAAGGTGGTTGACGAGCTGCTTTCGCAGAAAACCTTCGGCGAGAAAATGGCGGTTTACTGGCTCGACGTCGCCCGCTATGCCGATTCCTACGGTTACCAGGACGATGAGTACCGGACCCAGTGGCCGTGGCGGGACTGGGTGATCAATGCATTCAACAAAAACATGCCCTACGACCGGTTCCTATCCTGGCAGATCGCAGGCGACATGCTCCCGAATGCCAATAAGGAGCAGATTCTGGCAACCGCATTTTTCAGGAACCATAAATACACGGAGGAAGGCGGCGTGATCCCGGAAGAATACCGGATCGAATATAATATCGACAAAACCAAGACTTTCAGCACCGGCGTGCTGGGCCTGACCGTGGAATGCGCCCAATGCCACGATCACAAATACGACCCCATTTCGCAGGAAGACTATTACCGGCTGTTCGCGTTCTTCAACAACTCCAAAGAAGCGGGTTATGAAGGCGATGTTTCCCAATCCAAACCGGCGAAGAACCCTATCATGACGATCTCCGATGAGGAAGCGAGGACATTGCTGCCATTCATCAACCGGCCTGATACGAGCCGGCTCTCGGTATCCGTCCTCGGCGACCTCGACACGCTCAGGCCCACGCACATCCTGAACAGGGGCGTGTACGACGCGCCCGGACGCGTGGTTACCGCAGCTGCATTGCCCGCGGTAATGAAATTCGATACTACCAAAATCGCCCAAAACCGCCTGGGGCTTGCCCAATGGACTACGAGCAAAAGCAATCCGCTCACGGCGCGGGTGTTTGTGAACCAGATATGGCAGGAGTTCTTCGGAAGGGGTATTGTTAAAAGCACGGGGGATTTCGGGATGCAGGGCGACCTGCCCACGAATCCCGCATTGCTCGACTGGCTCGCGGTGGATTTCATGAACCACGGCTGGAATGTGAAAAGGCTCGTGCGGCAGATCGTGACGTCCGCCACTTACCGGCAGTCGGCCAGGGTTACCGAAGAAAAGCTGAAAGCCGATCCCGAAAATATTTATATGTCCCGCGGGCCACGCTACCGGCTGCCGGCGGAGCTCGTGCGGGATATGGTGCTCTCCACGAGCGGATTACTCAACCCCAAAATCGGCGGGCCGAGTGTGAAGCCATACCAGCCAAAAGGACTTTGGGAAGCGGCTACATCGGGTAGGGGCACATTGCGCACCTACCAGCAGGACAAGGAGGACGCCCTCTACCGCAGGGGCATGTACACGTTTATCAAGCTCACCGTCCCGCCGCCCTCGATGATCATTTTCGACGCGAGCAACCGCGACCATTGCGAAGTGAAACGCTCCCGCACGAACACGCCCCTGCAAGCGCTGGTGATGCTGAATGACCCCACGGTGCTGGAAGCGTCAAGGGTGATGGCGGAACGGCTGGTGACGAAGTCGGCCGACCCGAAGGCGGGCATCCGGGAGTCATTCCAGCGCATTCTGTGCCGGCAACCGACCGATAAGGAAATGAAATTGCTTGCCGATTACTACAACGACGAGATTTCGGCATTTACAAAAGACAAAAAAACTGCGGCGAAAGTCCTGAACGTGGGCGAATATCCGCACGAGCCGAAGGCAAACCAGGCGCAGGCCGCCGCGCTGATGCGGGTGATCAACGCGCTGTATAATATGGAAGAGACGATAACGAAGAGCTAA
- a CDS encoding YihY/virulence factor BrkB family protein: MIRLKDFFTLMKESFSEFSNDNVLKLSAALSYYTIFSLAPMLLLIISIVSFFFGREAFEGELYGQIQGLVGKEAGAQIQQLIKNAAINDKSTTAAIIGGVTLLIGATGVFAEIQDSINYIWAIKSKPRKGWVQYLKNRLLSFSLIITLGFLLVVTLGVNTLVDLLSARLERYFSEVSVVVFSVLNVALVLVIIAALFAVVFKVLPDGHVRWKECLIGAGFTSLLFAIGKFAISFYLGQSDLGATYGASASIVILLTWIYYSSIILYFGAEFTKVFARYDGHEIRPNEHAVRLVRQEMETTTAGIAPQPENEPAGWNAAAVKDKVLDSVYTFIDEKINAVREEIEARISKIVSPAVYYLVLAVLGFCAFMTILLIAGHFLNVWLDSSFLGYIVLLGLLLVLTAACVFGRKTSQGIIRKILFRGSK, encoded by the coding sequence ATGATCCGTTTGAAAGATTTTTTTACTCTCATGAAGGAAAGCTTCTCGGAGTTTTCCAACGACAATGTCCTCAAGCTGAGCGCTGCGCTTTCCTATTACACCATATTTTCACTCGCCCCAATGCTGCTCCTGATCATCTCGATCGTCAGCTTCTTTTTCGGCCGGGAGGCATTTGAAGGGGAACTGTATGGACAAATCCAGGGGCTGGTCGGCAAGGAGGCCGGGGCGCAGATTCAACAATTGATCAAGAATGCGGCGATCAACGACAAGTCTACCACCGCGGCCATCATCGGCGGCGTGACGCTGCTCATTGGTGCCACGGGGGTTTTCGCCGAAATCCAGGATTCGATCAACTATATCTGGGCTATTAAGTCCAAGCCGCGGAAAGGCTGGGTGCAGTACCTCAAAAACCGGCTGCTCTCCTTCTCGCTCATCATCACGCTCGGCTTCCTGCTGGTGGTCACGCTGGGTGTCAATACTTTGGTCGATTTGTTGAGCGCAAGGCTCGAACGGTATTTTTCGGAGGTTTCCGTGGTCGTGTTCTCGGTCCTCAATGTGGCGCTCGTCCTGGTGATCATCGCGGCGCTTTTCGCGGTGGTATTTAAAGTATTGCCGGATGGCCACGTACGCTGGAAAGAATGCCTCATCGGGGCCGGGTTCACTTCGCTATTGTTCGCGATCGGCAAGTTTGCGATCAGCTTTTATCTCGGCCAGTCGGACCTCGGCGCTACGTACGGCGCCTCGGCGTCCATTGTGATATTGCTCACGTGGATTTATTATTCGTCGATCATTCTCTATTTCGGGGCCGAGTTTACGAAGGTATTCGCTCGGTACGACGGCCACGAAATCCGGCCGAATGAGCATGCCGTGCGGCTGGTGCGCCAGGAAATGGAAACAACCACCGCGGGCATTGCGCCGCAGCCCGAAAACGAGCCCGCCGGCTGGAATGCGGCAGCTGTGAAAGACAAGGTGCTGGATTCGGTGTACACGTTCATCGACGAAAAAATCAATGCGGTGCGTGAGGAGATTGAAGCGAGGATATCGAAAATCGTATCGCCGGCGGTCTACTACCTCGTGCTCGCCGTACTCGGATTTTGCGCTTTTATGACGATACTGCTGATTGCAGGCCACTTCCTCAACGTGTGGCTGGACAGCAGTTTCCTGGGTTACATTGTCCTGCTCGGCCTGCTGCTGGTGCTTACGGCCGCGTGTGTTTTTGGTAGGAAAACATCGCAGGGCATTATCCGGAAAATACTCTTCCGGGGAAGCAAATGA
- a CDS encoding GntR family transcriptional regulator, which yields MKFSIDHKSPVPLHIQAENLLRTMISEPEHLNGKFLPNEVELAKQLAISRSTLRQALNKLVYEGLLIRKKGIGTKVAEPVISSKAKNWQSFTQEMTARGIVVKNFELHVTWVTPEEKIANFFDIPRDKKVLKLERLRGKVEGPFVYFISYFHPRIGLTGEENFKRPLYDILEKDYLVVATLSKEEVSATAADKFIASKLEVEPGSPILFRKRFVYDQGERPIEFNVGYYRADSFVYTVESVRE from the coding sequence ATGAAATTCAGCATTGACCACAAAAGTCCGGTTCCGTTACATATTCAGGCAGAAAACCTGCTGCGCACGATGATCAGTGAGCCTGAGCATCTTAACGGGAAGTTCCTGCCGAACGAAGTTGAACTCGCCAAACAGCTCGCCATATCGCGGTCAACCTTGCGGCAGGCGCTCAACAAGCTGGTTTACGAAGGATTGCTGATCCGCAAAAAAGGCATTGGTACCAAAGTCGCCGAGCCGGTAATCAGTTCCAAAGCAAAAAACTGGCAGAGCTTCACGCAGGAAATGACTGCGCGGGGGATCGTCGTCAAGAATTTCGAACTGCATGTGACCTGGGTTACGCCGGAAGAAAAAATCGCCAACTTTTTCGATATCCCCCGCGACAAGAAGGTGCTCAAACTGGAACGCCTCCGGGGCAAGGTCGAAGGGCCTTTTGTGTACTTCATTTCCTATTTCCACCCCAGGATCGGTTTAACGGGCGAGGAGAATTTCAAACGGCCGCTCTACGACATTCTCGAAAAAGATTACCTGGTTGTGGCCACGCTTTCAAAGGAAGAAGTAAGCGCAACCGCCGCCGACAAGTTCATCGCCTCCAAGCTCGAAGTGGAGCCGGGCAGCCCCATTCTTTTCCGCAAACGGTTTGTATACGATCAGGGCGAGCGGCCCATCGAATTCAACGTGGGTTATTACCGGGCTGATAGCTTCGTTTACACGGTTGAAAGCGTCCGTGAGTAG
- a CDS encoding sugar porter family MFS transporter, with protein MTSKKVIFWAFTVALGGFLFGFDTAVISGAEKSIQQLWGLTTVQHGFTVSIALIGTVLGSLTGAIPSERYGRKYTLFAIAILYLLSSIGSALASDWVSFLIFRFLGGIGVGISSVTAPLYISEISPANSRGRLVAMFQFNVVLGILVAYLSNFLLVGMGDNDWRWMLGVQAFPSLLFLVAVLFVPESPRWLIVKRGRVDEARRILAVANGGLDVSGIVADIQNSANAGKVSGSSISIFSSQYKLPVLLALLFAFFNQVSGINAIIYYAPRIFEMAGLGKSSALLSSAGVGLVNFCFTFIAINLIDRFGRRTLMFIGSFGLIATLGLVAQAFYSGNLGGYAVPVYLFIYIAFFALSQGAVIWVFISEIFPNQVRAAGQSMGSFMHWLLAAVIAFTFPYIAETLGGGNTFMIFCGMMVLQLVFVWKLMPETKGTSLEQIEKTLILH; from the coding sequence ATGACAAGCAAAAAGGTAATCTTCTGGGCATTCACAGTCGCGCTGGGCGGTTTTTTATTCGGGTTTGACACGGCGGTGATCTCCGGTGCCGAAAAATCGATCCAGCAACTGTGGGGCCTCACTACGGTACAACACGGGTTCACGGTATCCATCGCATTAATAGGCACCGTGCTCGGCTCGCTCACCGGCGCGATCCCTTCCGAGCGCTACGGCCGCAAGTATACGCTGTTTGCCATTGCCATCCTCTATTTGCTTTCATCCATCGGCTCCGCACTCGCTTCCGACTGGGTTTCGTTCCTGATCTTCCGTTTCCTGGGCGGCATCGGTGTGGGTATTTCGTCGGTTACCGCGCCGCTGTACATTTCAGAGATTTCTCCGGCCAATTCCCGCGGGCGGCTCGTGGCGATGTTCCAGTTCAATGTTGTGCTGGGCATTCTCGTCGCTTACCTTTCCAATTTCCTGCTCGTGGGCATGGGCGATAACGACTGGCGGTGGATGCTGGGCGTGCAGGCATTCCCCTCCCTGCTCTTCCTGGTAGCCGTCCTTTTCGTACCCGAAAGCCCGCGGTGGCTGATCGTGAAACGCGGCCGCGTGGACGAAGCACGGCGGATACTGGCCGTCGCCAATGGCGGGTTGGACGTGAGCGGCATTGTGGCCGACATTCAAAACTCGGCAAATGCAGGTAAGGTGAGCGGCAGCAGCATTTCCATTTTTTCCTCCCAATATAAATTACCTGTGCTGCTGGCATTGCTGTTCGCGTTTTTCAACCAGGTGTCGGGCATTAATGCGATCATTTACTACGCGCCCCGGATTTTTGAAATGGCCGGTTTGGGCAAAAGCTCTGCATTGCTGTCGTCGGCGGGCGTGGGTTTGGTCAATTTCTGCTTCACGTTTATCGCCATCAACCTTATCGACCGTTTCGGCCGCCGCACGCTGATGTTCATCGGCTCGTTCGGGCTCATTGCCACGCTCGGGCTGGTGGCGCAGGCGTTTTACAGCGGTAACCTCGGCGGCTACGCGGTGCCGGTGTACCTGTTCATTTACATCGCCTTCTTCGCATTGTCGCAGGGCGCGGTGATATGGGTATTTATTTCAGAGATTTTCCCCAACCAGGTGCGCGCTGCGGGGCAGTCGATGGGCAGCTTCATGCACTGGTTGCTGGCGGCGGTGATCGCATTCACATTCCCCTACATCGCCGAAACGCTGGGCGGCGGCAACACCTTTATGATCTTCTGCGGAATGATGGTCCTCCAACTGGTTTTCGTATGGAAACTCATGCCCGAAACCAAGGGAACTTCGCTCGAACAAATTGAAAAAACATTGATTCTCCACTAA